In the Arachis stenosperma cultivar V10309 chromosome 8, arast.V10309.gnm1.PFL2, whole genome shotgun sequence genome, ATGGTGTGGTGTCAATTCTGtttctgagttctctaagaacaagaacaagaagattGTCAACATTGGTTCTGAGTTTTCAAAATTAGGCAGCTATCTGAGTTCTTCAAATCTAAGCTCCAAAGGGAAGAAAAGTTCAGAATTTTTGGCTACTGAGAGTGCCAAAGGAGTTAAGGTGATGAACAACACCACAGTTTCAGTTAATGGTTTCAGCAAGATTATTGGGAAGGATAAGAAAAAGTATGAACTTGATTCTGAGTCTGCATTTGAAGAAGGTACTACTAACAATAAGTACAGTTCAATTAAGGCAAAGTTTTGGGATTGTGGATCAAACAAAAAGCCTAGTTCATCAGAAGGTGAATTCAGCATCAAGAACAGTTCTTCTCATAATCATAAGAGAGGAAAGTTTGAGTGTACAACCTGCAACAAGATCTTCcattcataccaagctcttggggGTCACAGAGCAAGTCACAAGAAGATCAAAGGTTgctcttttgcttcaaggaatAATAATGATCAGAGCAGCGAAAACAGCATTGAGTTTGAAGCTGAAGCTGAAGCAGAACATGAAGAAGCAGCACCACCAGCACCATCATCACCCACCCCCACTGACAACAACAATGAATATGCATCACAACAAGTACATGAATTTGGTAATAATAGTAATGGTTTTGACAGAGAATCCAAGAAGGGAAACAAGAACAAGGGGCATGAATGTCCAATTTGCTTTAAGGTATTTTCATCTGGTCAAGCCTTGGGTGGACACAAGAGGTCCCATATGGCTTCTGCTTCTGATACTGGGAACTTTCATCAAACAGTTGTACTTCAAGAATCTTCAGTGCCTGAGATTAGGGACTTGCTTGATCTCAATCTTCCTGTTGCTGAAGCTGCTGCTACTgaggaagatgatgaagaagaaatcaaTGCTCATGCTTCTGATTCTTACACTACTTGGTGGGAAAATCACAAGCAGGAGGCATTGGTAGGTCTCATGTCTAACTAGAAAAAAcccaaatatatttatatattatatatatatatgaactGTATAGAAAAGTTTAtgcattttaatttcattaattcTTTACATAATTCATTGTCTTTGCTTTTAATTTTAAGTACTTTGCTTCTGTTCTGCTCATATATTCTTCAAGTAGTTCATAAGGAACTTCTTattcatcatttttttcttttaatttttggaagTTGATATCATAATGTTAATTACTTTGTTAATAGAATAAGATTATGAGAAATTGTAAGTTCTAAGTTCTAACAGATTTCTACACTTCTTGGTACtagctttctttctttatttttcaccAACATTAATTATTTTCCCCTTAGCATAGCATATATAATAGAAATGTACTAGTTGAGTGAAAATTTTCCTTTTTatgtgtaaatttttttttggtgggctcttttctttgcatcaaagaGAAATGAATGAGGTGTTGAAACTTTAGGCCTTTAGGGGatagttaaaaaaaaaggaagattttttatattttttagaatacaaattaaataaaaatttaattttaaaaataattttacacgtGCATGTAATTACGTAATAtcacattattaaaaataattactttttacATTAAATAGTCATAAATATATATGAATATAGGactgtgtaaaatattttatagtatcagtgcatcaaaattaaactcgttaaataaataaaagattaaaaaaatggGGAGTTTGTGAGCTTTGAAGGTGGTTGTTTAGTCACCTACCATAAAACATGACTAGCCATCTTATATCTTatatatgtatctatatatCTATTTATTTGTTTCCTTTCTCTCACTTTGGTTGGGCACACTGACCCAAGTGGTGTGTTATTAAATCTTCATCACTAATCACTATGTATCTCTGAGTATACATAGCAACATTAATATCATCATCAtatcataataaaaataataataactcaaGAGGGATATGCTTATTTGGACCACAATAATTACCTTACATTTAGAGGCTGCATAAAGTTGACATGAAGTGTAGTTGACTACAAtggaacttttttttttcttttttctttttttaataaagattATGACATTGTTTTGTTGCATGGATCATGCATGAAACACAAggatttagaaaagaaaaataaagttgtTTATATATATCATCTTTGAAATTAggttaaaaaaaagttatatttgATAATATAGAAATCTAGTAAATCTTGAGTtttgatgacaaacacaaaaaaggaaagaaaaaaaaagagacaatttgtattaaaaatttgtGTAAATTGAACTGTATTTGGCATATTTATGTTAAACTATATCATATTTTATAAACTTAAGTTAACAAAtttcaataatatatttttctaatggAAATATACTAGAATAGAATATATCGTAAATGAAAATTTAAGATGATGTTGCATATATAGATCAAACTAAAGGATACATTATTGTAAATATATATAGGAAAAAATTTAGTATATGGTGGGATAAATGTAATGATTGTGGAGGAAAGGGTGAGATGCAAGATTATTAATTGTGGGGAATTGAGTAGGATGCAGAGATATTGAAGGAAAGGGGCATGGTTACATATTTGACTTTAATTTATAAGCTTAGAAAATGGCAATTTTTTGTCACTTGCATTGCACAGTATGGAGAGTTATTTACAATTTACATGCTTGATTTGTCAAAAATATGTGTGTTACTCATTTCTATAAATACATACacataattatttatcattaaATATAGTTTGAACTTTGAAACTAAATTTGTAAAAATCTTATCTATATTTCACAGGATATATATAACTAGTCCTACCctatttttcaatatttttgttaaggtttaattactctgtcggtctttataattttatactatatCAGATTTTGTAAGTAAGTTCATATTGTGacaaaaatgttaaaattaacagaatattcaataaaatattaaactgTTAGACATATTCGATTTGTTTAatagaatattctgttaattctATCATTTTTGTTATGAtagaaatttaattacaaaatctaATATGGTATAAggacttaataaaaaatatatataaaaacttaattaaattaaaccTTTTGTTAATTAGTATAAGAAACTAAGAGCAATCTCAATgctacatatatatttataaatattgaATTAAAATTATGTTTTCGTAAATGAtccaaattatatattattcgtTCTTCAGTTAACTCACCCttgtaataattaaaaaaataatcatgCACATGCAAACGAAactttataattaaatttggtATGATATCAGCTTACATCATGTTTAATAACCTTGGCTAGCATACATAGGGCAAATACTGAAAAAATGGCTAAGATATACATACTTGTTAGGCTAGTCaacttatttataataaataaataaagtgacAAGTTGGATTCCTTAAGAAATAATAACAAGATGATAATATAGATttcacattattattattgaattgtTTTTCTTCATGGTGCACTTATATAATAATGTTTaagaaacaataaaaaattaatttaaatagtttaaaatgattttatttaatatttattaattattgattattaGACTAATTATATCATTTTAGatgtaataaatatataattataaacaaTTAACATCATATCCTCCATATATAAGACTTAGATATAGTTTTTAATCAAGTcaatattaaaatttgtaaataaattaaagtagaaTCTGTAATATAGTGTATAGAAATTAATAATGTATAGTGCATGAAGTTAATATGGATGACGAGTAGTATTAATGAGAATAAATAATGTGTTGTTTGTACTATAGATGGACATGTGCAATTAGCTTCTTATAAGTTATTACTACTTGGTTGGTGTGAACTACACAACAAAATGATTAGTTCATCCATTTAATTTTATCATTGACTTTTTCAGTTTTCTATCAAAGCTAACCAAGGACATTTCTACGACTTCTACTTCTACATGTTAATAATAATTAGGTGGTGAAAGCAAGgatctaatatatatatatatatatatatatatttatttatttatttatttaatttaataccATATATATTTGCAAAATTCTTCtattttatatcatttaattaTGTGCGTATGTAATTGGAATTTTCAGTTGAACGCAATTTAGTCATTAATTAATCTCGTATATTTTATGAGCCTATATATCGTCCTATATTGGACTCTCATCCTAAAATACAATTTTGAGAGTAATTCTTAGTTTTCACATCTTtgcttaaaagttaaaaaaaaaattaaaatgtaccgatatattgatattttagtaatttttaattattgatcttaattataaaaaatatatataatatataattaaaattaacgattaaaatttattgatatactgaaagttttttaaaagtttattagAAAATTTATTCCGGCTACAAGGTTGTTACATGCACAAAGTAAAATTTGAACCTCCGATACTTGTTTAAGTGAATTAGTGAGCTAACCATTAGACTAACTCAATTTGGTTTATTGTAAATAGTTTTTATGAGACCTTAATGGAGAGTTTTTTTTTCTGGCTTTGTATTTTAATGGTATACCACAAATATCATGATATGTGTATTGGGCCAAAATAATAAATCCAATAAATCTGACTAATGGACCGAGTGAGTTCACAAAATATTCTTACTAATTTTGGGCACTATAAAGGGTCACCattttatgaaaaagaaaaatgggtCATCAACTCATCATACTATACTAACATCacaatttaatttaaaacagaaattttaaataaaatattaaaaataccaaacactgaaaaattaataaattccaaatatatttaaaatttattacaatACTATATTAAAAGAAAGGctacaaataaattttatctaACTAAAAGAAAGGCTACAAACAAATTTGGTACACAAaacaaatatagaaaaatactaaaattcTACCCTAGGAGTATTTAATTGCGGAGTTTAATAACTCACGTCCATTATTTTTTAACTACGTTGTCTTATATTGTGAAGTGATGCACACCTTAACGCATTAAATCaagataattaataaaaaaattaaatattttttttcgttcATAACGTCTttgatcaaaattaaaattatttttgatatttttaattaaaattatttttaaggttagaagtcattttaaaattatcatttttaaacTTAGTTTCTTCattgttttcttttaaattttaatttgtgaagTTATTTAATTTCTGTTCTATATCGGTTCATGTTAAGCATTTGGTTATaactattattaataatattgagaattttattattttctcaccATATGCAAAACTGATTCTATAATCGAactatctttttaaataaatcatatctgttctttaaattaaaatcatttgaTACAAAATTTGATCATATTCCtatcaaaatcaaacaaaattcaaGCGAAACAATTGTGAATTGGTTTGAATTCAATATGCCTCTTCTAAAATTGTAGGTGGTTCAATTTTAATGCCAAAACTTATTGATTAGTTTTGGTTTGTGTCTTCTTTAAAAGaataggaaaagaaaaaagcatTGAATTGAATCGCATactttacaaaattaaaaaaaaaaactatttaagTACACTTGTAACCTTGTTTTTAAAACATTTAACTTCAAAGCTCATCATGTTCATCATCACTTTCCGAATGGCCATCAGCATGAACTGTGCTGTAGAAAATAAATTCATGATCAAGCATTTCTTCCAGTGATAATTTTCCATCTTTATTGTCATCAGCCTACATCAATCAAAGCCAACAACATAATAATTTTGaatattcaaaataaataagtaaataaacgGTTTTTCTTGTTATTCTAGAAACTAAAAGATCATATAAAtcatgtaaaatattttatattattattttaatttaatttatttttttagataattatctatataattaatataaaaaataattatttttattaatataattttacatgattgaatatttatattgaccgtaaatcaaaattaaattattttaaaaatgcACAAGTTATTTCAATGTTTCCATAATTTCTATTGtataattcataaaaaaataaaaaaactaaccTCATTCATTAAATAGTAGGTGTAATATCTAGCATAAGCTAGCTCTCCTGGGTAGAGATAAGGGAGTATTGGTATTAATTCTTCCGGTGACAAGAATCTGCCAAATATATAATGATAAGGATAACTTTAATTATTAGTAGAGTAATTAAAAACCAAGAATTTCATAAAGACCAAATATATATTATagatatattaatattaaataagatgAAAAACATAAAGACGTACTGGTCCTTATTCACATCAAGCTCAGAAAACTTGTCCTTTGCATTGGGTACATTCGTTCCATTACTTTCAAAGTCCATATAACTTTCGTATGTCACATATACATGGTCTTCAAattctttgaaatcaagtttccCATCGGTTCCATCATCAATTCGCCTGTATTCAAATAAAACatcattttttttagttaaaaatgattaaatgataatttaattaagtATCATCTAGCAGTTCTTATTTATTATCTTCACATAAAATTGTATAAGTATTCATTATAAAGTATCATAACTACTCATTATATGAAAATGTCTTTAGATAAACACGATAGTTGATAATccttagataataatttaagtaaaatgatttaattattctcatatattattttatttttgttgttgaaGCTGTcttcaaaattattatttttgtttctctttcataaaaaaaatttaaatgagatAATGTTCAATTGAGTCTTTTAAGTTTATTATTAAAACGGTTTTTGACTTttgaaaataatcaaattagtctCTAAAATTATAAGTAGTGATTAATATTTGAtgaaaactcaggtgaagttgactttacgtgaagttgatacctgagagccgttagataatttgactgatttgactaaattttcatctaatggctctcaaatatcaacttcacgtgaagttaactgcacctgaattttcacATTAAGACTTTAATTCGTCAGTGCAGCATCtccaacaacaacaaaatatgGTTAAAACATAGATGTCCTAAATTGGTGAATTAAATTTcttttagttaattaattttataatttgtcAATTTGAGAACCAATTTagttatttttgaaataaaaaactAGTTTGATGAaaactgataattttaaaaatcaaattgaaaATTAAGATGGTAAGAAATAAGAATGCTTACTTAAGTCTATCTCGTAACAACCATTTCaacatattttgattttcacTATCTTCAGGGTGCAAAAAGCTGCaatacatgaatttcaaatggTGTAACACATAAAAGAATATTGAAATAATGAAAGatgaaaaaaaaggagaaataaTGAAATATATATTACTCTCTAAGCTCTGTGAAGTTGAGAACTGCATTGTGATCAATATCTGCAGTATTAAATTTCTCCATCCACCATCCTGCTTCACCATGCCCCATCTCTCTTTTCTCTGTTTCATAAAAAATTGCATTCTTAAACttattttcaatttatataAGTCATTGGTAATGTTCATATCTACAACAAGTTATTATAAAGCAGTAAAATACACAATTAAATGATCAACCTTTGAGGTCTTGACTTAGATCTCtcacatttttaaaattatcattACAAGTCATATATATTCATATCTTTAACTTATTCTCTCTGTTTTGCCTGATTACTAAGAACCAAATGATAGTAAAAactttcatattttaaattgCAACAACAGTCACATTATACATAACCAACTACAAAATCTTAACAGAACTATCACTACAAAATCTAACTATTGTGGTGAGAGATCTaacatgtaaaaaaaaaatttcaagtgTGAACTCTTTTTATGAGTCTCATAGCACATATACATGAACGTGATCATACATGGTtatgattattttataattGCAATCGTCTCGTAGAACATTAAGTTTTGTGAGCAtaaaattttgcataaaaagtAGATTCTTTATTGTGAATACataacaaacaaaatttaatgATTTAGTGTTGATTGCAACCACAATGACACTACGAATTTGAGGgcaatattattattttagatagaaattcaggtgcagtcgacttcacatgaagttgatagttaatagctattagatgaaaatttagttaaatcatcaaattatcTAATGACTTAGGGGGCATAAATAAACTTTCTGTCATAACTCAGGGACATAATCGATAAAAAATTATGAGCAGTTATCTTCTTATGAAGTTAATAATTCAGAACCATTAGATAATTAAACGTGTTCGATTTGAATGATTTTATAACTGCACGGACAAAAAAGATGAAAAGAAAGATACCTATATCGTTCTGAGAAAAATTAGGCAAATACTCTCGGAAAGAGAGAGCTGAATCTTGATCCATGTCTTTGGAATCCAACTCAGCCTGCGTGACATAATCCAACCTCTCCATGGCACGTTGCGTGATCCAAGCCTGCAACTCATTGAAACTAACGGCACCATCCTTGGGCTCTCGATCCAGCAACGGAAACAAGATAATCAATCGCAGCGTCGTGTTCAATCTTCCGGCCGACGTCAGATACTGGTAGGTGTCCGCAACATCCTTGACTGATGAGCTGTTGTCTAAACTCCGAGGAGGATGCGTCTTGATCTTCACCATGAGAGGATCAAAGTGCGGTGCTCGATCTTGTAGCATAAACCCTAGCCTCCGGTTAAGGCGAGCATTGGGTTCCTCGTTAGGGTTACATGGTGAAAAGACTATGAAGCCCAATATGGCGGTGGCTATCAAGAGATAAACCACCACCTTTGACATGCTTAATTTTCCAACTTCAatcaagagagaaaagagagaaaggaaTATTACTATTCTTTTGGGAGGGAAAAACGGTTATTCATGGTTAGAATTAGTTACTTGCAGTTACAGGTACATAGATAGAGCAATCTCTGTGTTAATTAATGGCTCTAATTATTTAGTAATGCTACATATTAGCCTGTCATTAGTATTTGGACTCACCAAGAATCTATCTCTCAAACAATCCATGATTCATTGCTTGGATATTGTTTTAAAATTgatgaaacaaaaataaaaataaaagttaccAACTCTTTCAATGGTCAATGGGTATGAGTTTGTCCAACGTTTATACTACaaatgtttatatttttaatataaaaatattatttgtatattaaaataagttattatctatttttatataaatatatgtatagtttaatttatttttaatgtgtattttatattaataattaattttgatgtataccgaatataattatttttaatatgatatttaagaatcttaaaaaaattagtatgtTTTTCATGATCATGAATGAACTTGTATGAATAAATACAAGTATAAATTTAAAGTAAAATACACGTGGCTCTCATCGATTACAAATAAATAGCATTTGAACtcattttgaaaagaaaagctctgtttttttttttttttaaaagtttgcACAGGTTTTAACTTTTAAGGTGTATTAAACGGTCATGCTAAGTCATTTTGTTAACTAAGTTCAATTaagttaattaaataatttattaacacaataaaaactaattgaagaaaaaagagacacctaacaaaaaggaaaaatattttGGTTGAGCTTAGTTATAACTTATTCATCTAATATTTCTCATGTACTTTAATATACTTTAGAGtaaaaaaagtttaataaaATCGATATTACTTCGTGGAGttacatataattaataatacatcagtaaaatatatatttttattgtctcTGGAACCTCATTTGTAGCTAATTAATTGCATCcttatttgaaaatttaggCACTGTATCCAAGAGTTGCAACGAGTAACTTGTTGAATCATGTGAAGTTGATGGAATCTCAGATCTATGTATGTGCTGCATGTTAATCCTGATTTTTGATATTGCTAACAAGCATGGAATGATTAGTAGTGGCTATGTGTGGATTGCAACAGTTAACAAATTGGTTAGTTATTGGTGCATTCTTTCTCTTTGTGGGATTAACAAAATTGTAACTGTCAGCTGGTTagtatatttaatattttcaaagcaTTCCACAGGTTGCTTAAACCTCAAGTAATAAGTTTCTTTGAACTTTTGCAGGTTTAGTTTCTCAACACAGTATTAGAACTTCATATGCATGTCTGTTTTTAATTTCCAGAGTTTTTTGTGTTAGAGCTGTTCTAGAACTCCAATTGAAGTAAGGTTGTTAATACTTTAAAGATTTTGTGAAGGAAAAAGTGATAAGAGGCTAGCGAATGTTACTTGCTTGTTAAGTAAGTATCTTATTCTCATGATTGTTAACTTAATCACAGGCATTATTCCAGAGGGATTGATGATTTATCAGCTGCAATTCTTCGAACTAAAAAAGATCCATGACAAAAGGCTTTCAGACCAGGATTGCGCCATTGGATGCTTCCTTGCTTTGATTGTATTCTTTGTTAGAATGCTTTGTCAATGCACCAAATTCAGATCAAAGGCTAAGCAATCTGATGATCAAGAAATTCAATCAAAATTGCTAAGCAGAAATTAGAGAGATACTTAAGCACAAGTTTAGTGGTGAATTAATCTAGTTCCTAACCCTCTTAATCAACCTTGAAAGTTTTTCTTTTTATGCTTTGTAATCTTTCTCTTACTTTTGTTATACAATTGgagaaaaaaagggaaaagtatATGAACCAACCAGccaaaaactaaataaaaccacattaatttatatttcattcttaattaatttaatttttttaatttacaatatttgttattaattgctgtttaattaaaatcaacTTTTGAGTAATGTCTTTCCAAAACTGCTCCTAAAATCACGGCGCATAATCAAGTCCGTTTCTTCACACCTCACACTCGAAGTCCTTTAGGTGTTACgctaatacaaaaaaaataaaaaatatataaaagaacattcATTTAGTATGAAAAACAAACATTTTGATACTTAATACCCTCTTGATTCCCTAGCATTGTTGTTGTAAAAATGATCATATATAAAAAGTGTTTTTACACTGTAAAATGTAAGTAGTTTTATTTTGAGGAATGCAATATATGCTAAGATTCGGATTagagtaaaaaatattttttattcttaaaatttggttaaaactttttaaaatattcgtaaattttattttattttaattttaatttaatttttttatttatattaaatatatcattgataattaattttgtcttaaaaaatttttttacattaaatatatcattaacaactaattttttaaaaattttatgatcAATTTAGTAATAATACTTGACAAATAAAAGTTAATTGTTTGTGTTAAAAATTATCTTTGTGAAGTTAGTACTGAATTAgtcctaatttttttaaaaaattagtttttaagagatatatttaatacaaataaaaaattttcatacaaaattaaaataaaataacatttaaaaatattttaaaaattttaataatcttttaaaacaaaaaatatattttatcctaaaaaacaccacttttatattgttataagTAACATTATTCAAAGGGTTAAACcttttggatttaatttggtttATCCAAAAGTATTAGCCCCTAATCAGTAACAAATTGTTCTCTCTTGCaataaaatataacaaattaaGTTTAATGATCTTATCCTATAGATCTAGACCCTCAGGCATCAGCTACCATCAAAGC is a window encoding:
- the LOC130944953 gene encoding zinc finger protein ZAT4-like; translation: MMNPTMEEEDYNQGQHINKKNKHVCKFCSRSFPCGRSLGGHMRSHVINGDIDHHHDNNKLLASSSTAKIKKMLSSSSSTENNTGIGSEGYGLRENPKKTWRLTNSTSEDNSLLFCKDCGKGFQSWRALFGHMKCHSSEKVESMECDQDSSWTNNSASHSDNEEANAPSRRRRSKRTRTRYIAPLSAPAATTTDSSVSEADEHEQEEVAMSLMMLSRDLSPWCGVNSVSEFSKNKNKKIVNIGSEFSKLGSYLSSSNLSSKGKKSSEFLATESAKGVKVMNNTTVSVNGFSKIIGKDKKKYELDSESAFEEGTTNNKYSSIKAKFWDCGSNKKPSSSEGEFSIKNSSSHNHKRGKFECTTCNKIFHSYQALGGHRASHKKIKGCSFASRNNNDQSSENSIEFEAEAEAEHEEAAPPAPSSPTPTDNNNEYASQQVHEFGNNSNGFDRESKKGNKNKGHECPICFKVFSSGQALGGHKRSHMASASDTGNFHQTVVLQESSVPEIRDLLDLNLPVAEAAATEEDDEEEINAHASDSYTTWWENHKQEALVGLMSN
- the LOC130946840 gene encoding uncharacterized protein LOC130946840 isoform X2 — translated: MSKVVVYLLIATAILGFIVFSPCNPNEEPNARLNRRLGFMLQDRAPHFDPLMVKIKTHPPRSLDNSSSVKDVADTYQYLTSAGRLNTTLRLIILFPLLDREPKDGAVSFNELQAWITQRAMERLDYVTQAELDSKDMDQDSALSFREYLPNFSQNDIEKREMGHGEAGWWMEKFNTADIDHNAVLNFTELRERIDDGTDGKLDFKEFEDHVYVTYESYMDFESNGTNVPNAKDKFSELDVNKDQFLSPEELIPILPYLYPGELAYARYYTYYLMNEADDNKDGKLSLEEMLDHEFIFYSTVHADGHSESDDEHDEL
- the LOC130946840 gene encoding uncharacterized protein LOC130946840 isoform X1, which translates into the protein MSKVVVYLLIATAILGFIVFSPCNPNEEPNARLNRRLGFMLQDRAPHFDPLMVKIKTHPPRSLDNSSSVKDVADTYQYLTSAGRLNTTLRLIILFPLLDREPKDGAVSFNELQAWITQRAMERLDYVTQAELDSKDMDQDSALSFREYLPNFSQNDIEKREMGHGEAGWWMEKFNTADIDHNAVLNFTELRDFLHPEDSENQNMLKWLLRDRLKRIDDGTDGKLDFKEFEDHVYVTYESYMDFESNGTNVPNAKDKFSELDVNKDQFLSPEELIPILPYLYPGELAYARYYTYYLMNEADDNKDGKLSLEEMLDHEFIFYSTVHADGHSESDDEHDEL